One window of Ziziphus jujuba cultivar Dongzao chromosome 5, ASM3175591v1 genomic DNA carries:
- the LOC107420124 gene encoding (S)-coclaurine N-methyltransferase, with amino-acid sequence MEAILQVPYGATVKLALSSLERNLLPDAVIRRLTRLLLAARLRSGYKPSSDLQFSQLLRFVHSLKELPIAVETDQPKAQHYELPTSFFKLVLGKNLKYSCCYFEEKSSTLEDAEKAMMELYCERAQIKDGQTILDIGCGWGSLSLYIAQKYRNCRVTGVCNSTTQKAFIDEQCRDLKLQNVEIIVADISTFEMEATYDRLISIEMFEHMKNYKDLLKKISGWMKQDSLLFVHHFCHKAFAYHFEDVSEEDWITRYFFTGGTMPSANLLLYFQDDVSVVNHWLVNGKHYAQTSEEWLKRMDQSLSSIKPIMESTYGKDSAVKWTVYWRTFFIAVAELFGYNNGEEWMVAHFLFKKK; translated from the exons ATGGAAGCGATACTTCAGGTGCCGTATGGGGCAACAGTGAAGCTGGCATTGAGTTCGTTGGAGCGAAACCTTCTACCAGACGCCGTGATAAGGAGGCTCACTCGCTTGCTCTTAGCCGCTCGTCTTCGCTCCGGCTATAAGCCTTCCTCTGACCTCCAGTTCTCCCAACTCCTTCGATTCGTACACT CTCTGAAAGAATTGCCGATAGCCGTAGAGACTGATCAGCCAAAAGCTCAGCATTATGAATTGCCAACATCTTTTTTCAAGCTGGTGCTCGGGAAGAATCTCAAGTACAG TTGCTGTTACTTTGAGGAAAAGTCGAGCACCTTAGAGGATGCTGAGAAAGCAATGATGGAGCTTTACTGTGAGAGGGCCCAGATAAAAGATGGTCAAACCATTCTGGATATTGGATGTGGATGGGGATCGCTGTCTTTGTACATTGCACAGAAGTATAGGAACTGCAGGGTCACTGGGGTTTGCAATTCAACAACACAGAAAGCTTTTATAGATGAGCAGTGTAG GGATCTTAAACTACAGAATGTGGAGATTATTGTCGCAGATATTAGCACATTTGAAATGGAAGCGACCTATGACCGACTAATTTCCATTGAAATGTTTGAG CATATGAAGAACTATAAAGATCTTCTCAAGAAGATATCAGGATGGATGAAGCAGGATAGTCTCCTATTTGTTCATCATTTCTGCCATAAAGCATTTGCTTACCACTTTGAG GATGTAAGTGAGGAGGACTGGATCACTAGGTACTTCTTCACTGGAGGTACAATGCCTTCAGCAAATCTCCTGCTTTATTTCCAG GATGATGTTTCCGTTGTTAACCATTGGCTTGTGAATGGAAAGCATTATGCACAAACAAG TGAGGAGTGGCTCAAAAGAATGGACCAAAGCTTATCTTCTATAAAACCAATTATGGAGTCTACTTATGGCAAGGATTCAGCAGTGAAGTGGACAGTCTACTGGAGAACTTTCTTTATTGCTGTTGCAGAACTGTTTGGTTACAACAATGGGGAAGAGTGGATGGTTGCTCATTTCCTATTCAAAAAGAAATGA
- the LOC107420158 gene encoding 25S rRNA (cytosine-C(5))-methyltransferase NSUN5 isoform X2 yields MEVRMVFQKQEELIYVITYDILFGQAVLSTGDAEKFLWGRRDALKSALASLLKRKQVKSVQELVSLYETPGVSKPRYVRVNTLKVDVESAVLELEKQYMVQKDDLVPDLLVLPPGSDLHDHHLVMNGSIFMQGKASSMVAAALSPKPGWEVLDACSAPGNKTVQLAAIMRGKGKILACELNKERVKRLKDTIRLSGASNIQVLHGDFLKLSSVDPSYSKVRAILLDPSCSGSGTASVRLDHLLPSYASGHSANAADEERLKKLAAFQRKALEHALSFPGVQRIVYSTCSVHQIENEDVVQSVLPLAASYGFHLETPFPQWQRRGLPVFDGSENLLRTDPVEDKEGFFIALFVRKISDTIQDSVIATKKQFMVRPSPSKLFKFWLKVKPNWGKRLSSRRKRCKTVK; encoded by the exons ATGGAAg TTCGTATGGTGTTTCAGAAGCAAGAGGAATTAATCTATGTCATCACGTACGATATTCTTTTTGGGCag GCAGTTTTATCAACTGGTGATGCGGAGAAGTTTCTATGGGGTCGAAGAGATGCTTTGAAGTCAGCTCTTGCATCCCTTTTGAAGAGGAAGCAAGTGAAGAGTGTCCAAGAGTTGGTATCTCTCTATGAAACTCCTG GTGTTTCGAAACCGCGTTATGTACGTGTAAATACTCTGAAAGTAGATGTAGAATCCGCCGTTCTTGAATTGGAAAAGCAATATATG GTGCAAAAGGATGATTTGGTTCCTGACTTATTGGTTCTTCCACCGGGTAGTGATTTGCATGATCATCATTTAGTCATGAATGGAAGTATCTTTATGCAA GGCAAGGCAAGTTCTATGGTGGCAGCAGCCCTTAGTCCCAAACCAGGATGGGAG GTTCTTGATGCATGTTCAGCTCCTGGGAACAAAACTGTTCAACTTGCCGCTATCATGAGAGGAAAGGGAAAAATTTTAGCTTGTGAGCTGAATAAAGAAAGGGTTAAACGTTTAAAAGATACTATCAGACTCTCTGGTGCCTCTA ATATACAAGTTTTGCATggagattttttaaaattaagctCAGTTGACCCTTCATATTCCAAG GTCCGAGCTATTCTATTAGATCCTTCATGTTCTGGATCTGGGACTGCTTCTGTGAGATTAGACCATTTGCTTCCATCTTATGCTTCAG GTCATTCAGCCAATGCTGCTGATGAAGAAAGATTGAAGAAGCTTGCAGCTTTCCAGAGAAAGGCTCTAGAACATGCTTTGTCTT TTCCAGGAGTACAGAGGATAGTCTACAGCACCTGCTCCGTACACCAAATCGAGAACGAGGACGTGGTCCAATCGGTTTTACCTCTCGCTGCATCCTATGGGTTTCACTTGGAAACTCCATTCCCCCAGTGGCAACGCCGTGGTCTTCCAGTTTTTGATGGCT CTGAAAATTTGCTGCGCACCGATCCGGTTGAGGACAAAGAAGGATTCTTTATTGCTCTATTTGTCCGGAAGATCTCAGACACTATCCAAGACAGCGTAATCGCCACCAAGAAACAGTTTATGGTTCGCCCTTCCCCTTctaaattgtttaaattttggttaaaagtGAAGCCAAATTGGGGGAAAAGATTGTCTTCGAGACGCAAGAGATGTAAGACAGTAaagtag
- the LOC107420123 gene encoding protein PLASTID MOVEMENT IMPAIRED 1-RELATED 1 gives MMLGKIESENRNSSGNSNSGQLLRDIEEISKALYLHKTPSKALVSSSSSDVRSKSTGKIRLSESKSISNPTLLRKEELLHKDKKLSSLWSWKKPLKALSHIGNQKLDCFFCLHVHSIEGLPANFDSFSLRVHWKRKNEVLSTGSSRVLRGMVEFEETLVHQCSVYGSRTGPNHSMKYDSKLCLIYASIIGAPELDIGKQWVDLTSLLPLTWEELEGEKSRGKWTTSFKLSGKAKGASLNVSFGFWVTQDKLVKMSGNLNFSELVNMVQGRSTTKEYDVDLNPSNCNEMIQRVRSIPGSVHNSSTDVKFCHDILLRKGLELSKSITFLYQKLDEGSLCCSEDADSQHMKHVKPEVDRDFVFAEGIEEYDSDITEFTITEVGTEICESVQLASPLNQCTGRTNDESAIEVINADEIIQDCDIDVDKEPIFISKDGSFDDFEFKVMMDNSKHETNSICTENLTLEEVEPAFNGQSISGSAEVDISVSTKEYIEQENHIEMKSNDKANKPLKRSLSLDDADESVASEFLNMLGMEHDSFDMRSDGDPESPRECLLRQFEKEALASGNFLFDFDADEEQSDFACTVTPKCGFMDYSEDSNLSLILHATEEEDKRVSELLKRRNAKILEDLETEALMQEWGLNEKDFQNSPRSFSGGFGSPIELLPEEPCQLPPLEEGFGPSVQMKHGGFLRSMNPLIFRNAKNGGNLVFQVSSPVVLPAKMGYNVMEILQHLALVGAEKMYMQINKLMPLEDITGKTIKQVSQNAAPDKMASDRQALLGHNSYGWRKGVEDFSPGWNSKNMRSDLVGYEKQMKFVVSLEELAPFALGKVEGLSIEGLRIQSRMSEEKPPSSIHPQFIETMSTSEGRRTNLGQFLSLEDVGGSQVCAVRDSGSNNDGLIDLSITLDEWLRLDAGNFGLEDHNNEHVLKILAAHRAKCLDLVGRRATEDVNQHKSCDKKCGLLGNNLTVALTMQLRDPLRNFEPVGLPMLLLIQVQRVFVSQMEKGHGMMLKHSQEKENDNPLSEELSGSKDEETDEGDEEDTPLFQVSEIHIASVNTVPGNRQLWGTTAQRQSGSRWLLSSGMGKNPSYVFSKSKAIARSSPHVAESDDILWSISSNVHEQGDNKRDLTIPHTRNPDIIFPSEIIRPHETSTFQNRRQL, from the exons ATGATGTTGGGCAAGATAGAGTCTGAAAACAGAAATAGTTCTGGGAACTCGAATAGTGGCCAGTTGTTGCGAGACATTGAAGAAATAAGTAAAGCCCTTTATCTGCACAAAACACCTTCAAAGGCTTTGGTATCTTCGTCATCATCCGACGTTCGATCTAAATCTACGGGGAAAATCCGTTTGTCAGAATCGAAGTCCATTTCAAATCCAACATTGCTTAGGAAAGAAGAATTATTGCACAAGGACAAGAAATTATCATCACTATGGAGTTGGAAGAAGCCCTTAAAAGCTCTCTCGCATATTGGGAATCAAAAATTGGATTGTTTCTTTTGCCTTCATGTCCATTCGATCGAAGGGTTGCCCGCAAATTTTGACAGTTTTAGTCTTCGAGTGCATTGGAAGAGGAAGAATGAGGTGCTCTCCACTGGCTCTTCGAGGGTTCTTCGGGGCATGGTTGAATTTGAAGAAACATTGGTGCATCAATGTTCTGTTTATGGCAGTAGAACCGGGCCCAACCACTCTATGAAGTATGACTCAAAGCTTTGCTTGATCTATGCTTCTATAATTGGGGCTCCTGAGCTTGATATCGGAAAGCAGTGGGTCGACCTCACGAGCTTGTTGCCACTTACATGGGAGGAGTTAGAGGGGGAAAAGAGTCGTGGTAAATGGACCACCAGCTTCAAACTCTCAGGCAAGGCTAAAGGTGCTAGTTTGAATGTTAGTTTTGGATTTTGGGTTACGCAAGATAAGTTGGTTAAAATGAGTGGAAATTTGAACTTCTCCGAGCTTGTAAACATGGTGCAGGGCAGGTCAACTACCAAGGAATATGATGTTGATTTAAATCCAAGTAATTGTAACGAGATGATTCAGCGAGTTAGAAGCATTCCTGGTAGCGTACATAATAGCTCTACTGATGTGAAATTTTGTCATGATATATTGCTGAGGAAAGGGTTGGAGCTCTCCAAGTCAATAACTTTTCTATATCAGAAACTTGATGAGGGAAGTTTGTGCTGTTCAGAAGATGCAGATTCTCAACATATGAAGCATGTCAAACCTGAGGTTGATCGTGACTTTGTGTTTGCTGAGGGAATTGAAGAATATGATTCTGATATTACTGAGTTTACCATTACTGAAGTAGGGACAGAAATTTGTGAAAGTGTACAGTTGGCATCGCCATTGAATCAATGTACTGGTCGTACTAATGATGAGTCTGCCATTGAGGTTATCAATGCAGATGAGATCATTCAAGATTGTGATATAGATGTTGACAAGGAGCCAATATTTATTTCGAAGGATGGCAGCTTTGATGATTTTGAATTTAAGGTTATGATGGATAATAGTAAACATGAAACAAATAGCATATGCACTGAAAATTTGACCTTGGAAGAGGTGGAGCCAGCTTTTAATGGACAGTCAATTTCAGGATCTGCTGAGGTGGATATTTCGGTATCTACAAAAGAATATATTGAGCAGGAAAACCACATAGAGATGAAATCAAATGATAAAGCAAATAAACCACTAAAACGGTCGCTTAGCTTGGATGATGCTGATGAATCTGTGGCAAGTGAGTTCTTGAACATGCTGGGGATGGAACATGACTCATTTGATATGAGATCTGATGGTGATCCAGAGTCTCCTAGAGAATGTCTTTTGAGACAGTTTGAAAAAGAGGCACTAGCTTCAGGCAACTTCCTTTTTGATTTTGATGCAGATGAAGAGCAATCAGATTTTGCATGCACTGTCACACCCAAGTGTGGTTTCATGGATTACTCTGAGGATTCTAATTTGTCTTTGATCCTTCATGCTACTGAAGAGGAGGACAAGAGAGTAAGTGAATTATTAAAGAGAAGAAATGCCAAAATTCTTGAAGACTTGGAAACTGAAGCATTGATGCAAGAATGGGGCTTAAATGAGAAGGACTTTCAGAATTCTCCTCGTAGTTTTTCTGGTGGGTTTGGTAGTCCAATTGAGCTTCTCCCTGAAGAACCATGCCAACTACCTCCACTTGAAGAAGGCTTTGGTCCTTCTGTTCAGATGAAGCATGGAGGCTTTCTGCGGTCTATGAATCCTCTAATTTTCAGAAATGCAAAAAATGGTGGAAACTTGGTCTTTCAAGTTTCTAGTCCAGTTGTACTACCTGCAAAAATGGGTTATAATGTTATGGAGATACTGCAACATTTGGCATTGGTTGGAGCCGAAAAAATGTATATGCAGATCAATAAGTTAATGCCTTTGGAGGATATTACCGGGAAGACAATAAAGCAGGTTTCTCAGAATGCAGCCCCGGATAAGATGGCATCTGATAG GCAGGCTTTATTGGGGCATAATTCATATGGTTGGAGAAAGGGAGTTGAAGATTTTTCGCCTGGTTGGAATAGTAAGAACATGAGGTCAGATTTAGTAGGTTATGAGAAACAAATGAAGTTCGTTGTGTCTCTTGAAGAACTTGCTCCTTTTGCTCTAGGTAAGGTTGAAGGCCTCTCAATTGAGGGATTAAGAATACAGTCTCGCATGTCGGAGGAGAAACCACCTTCTTCCATACACCCCCAGTTTATTGAGACTATGTCGACCTCCGAAGGCAGGAGAACTAATCTTGGTCAATTTCTCAGTTTAGAAGATGTTGGAGGATCTCAGGTATGTGCTGTCAGAGACAGTGGCAGCAATAATGATGGCTTAATTGATCTGTCTATAACATTGGATGAGTGGTTGAGGCTAGATGCTGGAAATTTTGGCCTAGAAGATCATAACAATGAGCATGTTTTAAAGATCCTTGCTGCCCATCGTGCTAAGTGCCTAGATTTAGTTGGTAGAAGGGCGACAGAAGATGTCAACCAACACAAATCATGTGATAAGAAGTGTGGATTGTTGGGAAACAACCTTACAGTTGCTCTCACCATGCAGCTCAGAGATCCACTTAGAAACTTTGAGCCAGTGGGTTTACCAATGCTTCTTCTGATTCAAGTGCAGAGGGTCTTTGTTTCTCAGATGGAAAAAGGGCATGGTATGATGTTGAAACATAGCCAggagaaagaaaatgataatcCATTGTCTGAGGAGCTAAGTGGCAGCAAAGATGAGGAGACTGATGAAGGAGATGAAGAAGACACTCCCTTGTTTCAAGTCAGTGAGATCCACATTGCAAGTGTGAATACTGTGCCTGGCAACAGGCAGCTTTGGGGTACCACAGCACAACGGCAGTCTGGGTCCCGTTGGTTGCTCTCTAGTGGTATGGGTAAAAACCCAAGTtatgttttttcaaaatcaaaggCAATTGCAAGATCATCTCCTCATGTAGCAGAGTCAGATGATATCTTGTGGAGCATCTCCTCCAATGTTCATGAACAGGGAGATAACAAAAGGGATTTAACAATTCCACATACTCGAAACCCTGACATCATCTTTCCAAGTGAAATCATCAGGCCTCACGAAACGAGCACTTTTCAAAATCGAAGGCAATTGTAA
- the LOC107420159 gene encoding 17.9 kDa class II heat shock protein — translation MDFRIMGLDSPLFSTLQHMIDANEDGDKTSNAPTRSYVRDAKAMAATPADVKELPNSYVFIVDMPGLKSGDIKVQVEDDNVLLISGERKREEEKEGAKYVRMERRVGKFMRKFVLPENANTDAISAVCQDGVLTVTVQKLPPPEPKKAKTIEVKIA, via the coding sequence atggatttCAGAATCATGGGTTTGGATTCGCCACTCTTCTCGACCCTCCAGCACATGATCGATGCCAACGAAGACGGCGACAAGACCTCCAATGCTCCGACTCGTTCCTACGTGCGCGACGCGAAGGCCATGGCTGCTACTCCTGCAGATGTGAAGGAATTGCCCAATTCCTACGTGTTCATCGTCGATATGCCGGGGCTGAAATCGGGGGACATCAAGGTCCAAGTTGAGGATGACAATGTGCTGCTGATCAGCGGCGAGAGGAAGAgggaagaagagaaagaaggCGCCAAGTATGTGAGAATGGAGAGGAGGGTCGGAAAGTTTATGAGGAAGTTTGTGCTGCCTGAGAATGCCAACACCGATGCCATTTCGGCTGTGTGCCAGGACGGCGTTTTGACTGTGACCGTGCAGAAGCTGCCTCCGCCAGAGCCGAAGAAGGCCAAGACCATTGAGGTCAAGATTGCTTAA
- the LOC107420087 gene encoding probable WRKY transcription factor 50, whose translation MLLNILLLFFCHPFLMSNSKSISDSPENDFAEGSNFELNEFLMFDDWLGEDPASMVSGSLTNPVYQASEGDDPSGGSSHIGGHTSRENEGLREKKETRERVAFKTKSEVEILEDGFKWRKYGKKMVKNSPNPRNYYRCSVEGCPVKKRVERDREDPRYVITTYEGVHNHQSSS comes from the exons ATGCTCttaaacatattattattgtttttctgcCACCCATTTTTAATGTCTAATAGCAAATCAATATCAGACTCACCTGAGAATGACTTTGCTGAGGGCTCGAATTTCGAGTTAAATGAGTTTTTGATGTTTGATGACTGGCTAGGTGAAGATCCAGCATCAATGGTTTCTGGGTCTTTGACGAATCCAGTTTATCAAGCTAGTGAAGGTGATGATCCTAGTGGAGGTAGCAGCCACATTGGAGGGCATACTAGCA GAGAGAATGAAGGACTGCGAGAGAAGAAGGAAACCAGAGAAAGAGTAGCCTTTAAAACAAAATCAGAGGTTGAAATACTGGAGGATGGTTTCAAATGGAGGAAGTACGGTAAAAAAATGGTGAAGAACAGCCCAAATCCAAG GAATTATTACAGGTGTTCAGTTGAAGGCTGCCCAGTGAAGAAGAGAGTTGAAAGGGATAGAGAGGATCCAAGGTACGTGATTACCACCTACGAGGGAGTCCATAACCATCAAAGCTCTTCTTGA
- the LOC107420074 gene encoding 17.1 kDa class II heat shock protein encodes MDPRGLAVDPWSLMDTIHDILDFSDESAGQSHHPSRAYVRDNKAMANTPADVKEDPNAYIFVVDMPGLKSDQIKVQVEDSTLVVSGERRREKEKDQKDGVKYIRMERRVGKFLKKFVLPENADIDKISAVSQDGVLTVTVAKKPPPEPKKPKTVEVQIG; translated from the coding sequence ATGGACCCTAGAGGCCTAGCAGTCGACCCTTGGTCCCTGATGGATACAATCCACGACATCCTAGACTTCTCCGACGAGTCGGCCGGCCAGTCGCACCACCCATCGCGAGCATATGTCCGTGACAACAAAGCCATGGCTAATACCCCTGCGGACGTGAAGGAGGATCCCAACGCTTACATCTTCGTGGTGGATATGCCTGGGTTGAAGTCCGACCAGATCAAGGTTCAAGTGGAGGACAGCACGCTGGTTGTGAGCGGGGAGAGGAGGAGGGAGAAAGAGAAGGATCAGAAGGATGGGGTCAAGTATATAAGGATGGAGAGGAGGGTAGGCAAGTTCTTGAAGAAGTTCGTGCTGCCGGAGAATGCTGATATCGATAAGATATCGGCGGTGAGTCAGGACGGCGTTCTGACTGTCACGGTGGCCAAGAAACCCCCGCCGGAGCCCAAGAAGCCCAAAACCGTGGAGGTGCAAATTGGCTAA
- the LOC107420073 gene encoding 17.6 kDa class II heat shock protein, with protein sequence MDLRNMGFNSPLFSILEDMLDFPEEPDNKSSRNNPSRAYVRDAKAMAATPADVVEYPNSYVFVVDMPGIKASEIKVQVEDNHLLVVSGERKRDKDKHDKDAAGVKYLMMERRVGKFMRKFSLPENANLDKISALCQDGVLTVTVEKLPPPELKRLKTIDVKVA encoded by the coding sequence ATGGATTTGAGGAACATGGGTTTTAATTCGCCACTCTTCTCGATCCTCGAAGACATGCTTGACTTCCCTGAGGAGCCCGACAACAAGTCTTCTCGAAACAATCCTTCTCGGGCTTACGTTCGTGATGCAAAAGCAATGGCTGCAACACCGGCGGACGTGGTGGAGTACCCAAACTCCTACGTTTTCGTGGTGGATATGCCAGGAATCAAGGCCAGTGAAATCAAAGTGCAGGTGGAGGACAATCACTTGTTGGTGGTGAGCGGGGAACGAAAGCGGGACAAAGACAAACATGATAAAGATGCAGCGGGGGTCAAGTACCTGATGATGGAGAGGAGAGTTGGCAAGTTCATGAGGAAATTTTCACTCCCCGAAAATGCCAATTTGGATAAGATCTCCGCGCTCTGTCAGGATGGTGTGCTGACTGTCACCGTAGAGAAGTTGCCTCCGCCGGAGCTCAAGAGGCTTAAGACGATCGATGTTAAGGTCGCTTAA
- the LOC107420158 gene encoding 25S rRNA (cytosine-C(5))-methyltransferase NSUN5 isoform X3, giving the protein MEEARGINLCHHVRYSFWAVLSTGDAEKFLWGRRDALKSALASLLKRKQVKSVQELVSLYETPGVSKPRYVRVNTLKVDVESAVLELEKQYMVQKDDLVPDLLVLPPGSDLHDHHLVMNGSIFMQGKASSMVAAALSPKPGWEVLDACSAPGNKTVQLAAIMRGKGKILACELNKERVKRLKDTIRLSGASNIQVLHGDFLKLSSVDPSYSKVRAILLDPSCSGSGTASVRLDHLLPSYASGHSANAADEERLKKLAAFQRKALEHALSFPGVQRIVYSTCSVHQIENEDVVQSVLPLAASYGFHLETPFPQWQRRGLPVFDGSENLLRTDPVEDKEGFFIALFVRKISDTIQDSVIATKKQFMVRPSPSKLFKFWLKVKPNWGKRLSSRRKRCKTVK; this is encoded by the exons ATGGAAg AAGCAAGAGGAATTAATCTATGTCATCACGTACGATATTCTTTTTGGGCag TTTTATCAACTGGTGATGCGGAGAAGTTTCTATGGGGTCGAAGAGATGCTTTGAAGTCAGCTCTTGCATCCCTTTTGAAGAGGAAGCAAGTGAAGAGTGTCCAAGAGTTGGTATCTCTCTATGAAACTCCTG GTGTTTCGAAACCGCGTTATGTACGTGTAAATACTCTGAAAGTAGATGTAGAATCCGCCGTTCTTGAATTGGAAAAGCAATATATG GTGCAAAAGGATGATTTGGTTCCTGACTTATTGGTTCTTCCACCGGGTAGTGATTTGCATGATCATCATTTAGTCATGAATGGAAGTATCTTTATGCAA GGCAAGGCAAGTTCTATGGTGGCAGCAGCCCTTAGTCCCAAACCAGGATGGGAG GTTCTTGATGCATGTTCAGCTCCTGGGAACAAAACTGTTCAACTTGCCGCTATCATGAGAGGAAAGGGAAAAATTTTAGCTTGTGAGCTGAATAAAGAAAGGGTTAAACGTTTAAAAGATACTATCAGACTCTCTGGTGCCTCTA ATATACAAGTTTTGCATggagattttttaaaattaagctCAGTTGACCCTTCATATTCCAAG GTCCGAGCTATTCTATTAGATCCTTCATGTTCTGGATCTGGGACTGCTTCTGTGAGATTAGACCATTTGCTTCCATCTTATGCTTCAG GTCATTCAGCCAATGCTGCTGATGAAGAAAGATTGAAGAAGCTTGCAGCTTTCCAGAGAAAGGCTCTAGAACATGCTTTGTCTT TTCCAGGAGTACAGAGGATAGTCTACAGCACCTGCTCCGTACACCAAATCGAGAACGAGGACGTGGTCCAATCGGTTTTACCTCTCGCTGCATCCTATGGGTTTCACTTGGAAACTCCATTCCCCCAGTGGCAACGCCGTGGTCTTCCAGTTTTTGATGGCT CTGAAAATTTGCTGCGCACCGATCCGGTTGAGGACAAAGAAGGATTCTTTATTGCTCTATTTGTCCGGAAGATCTCAGACACTATCCAAGACAGCGTAATCGCCACCAAGAAACAGTTTATGGTTCGCCCTTCCCCTTctaaattgtttaaattttggttaaaagtGAAGCCAAATTGGGGGAAAAGATTGTCTTCGAGACGCAAGAGATGTAAGACAGTAaagtag
- the LOC107420158 gene encoding 25S rRNA (cytosine-C(5))-methyltransferase NSUN5 isoform X1, whose amino-acid sequence MSESGATEKSEKRRRMNAERSAYFARREAAKVLRVVLLGDARRQAVGSIKSLVYSPSVKNKKGTFALVCQTLKHLLIIKEVLEAASVLNSKWKKQEELIYVITYDILFGQAVLSTGDAEKFLWGRRDALKSALASLLKRKQVKSVQELVSLYETPGVSKPRYVRVNTLKVDVESAVLELEKQYMVQKDDLVPDLLVLPPGSDLHDHHLVMNGSIFMQGKASSMVAAALSPKPGWEVLDACSAPGNKTVQLAAIMRGKGKILACELNKERVKRLKDTIRLSGASNIQVLHGDFLKLSSVDPSYSKVRAILLDPSCSGSGTASVRLDHLLPSYASGHSANAADEERLKKLAAFQRKALEHALSFPGVQRIVYSTCSVHQIENEDVVQSVLPLAASYGFHLETPFPQWQRRGLPVFDGSENLLRTDPVEDKEGFFIALFVRKISDTIQDSVIATKKQFMVRPSPSKLFKFWLKVKPNWGKRLSSRRKRCKTVK is encoded by the exons ATGTCTGAGTCCGGAGCCACTGAGAAGTCGGAAAAACGGCGTCGTATGAACGCCGAGCGGTCTGCGTACTTTGCTAGGAGAGAAGCTGCTAAGGTCTTGCGAGTCGTTCTGCTAGGGGACGCTCGGCGCCAAGCCGTCGGCTCTATCAAGTCGCTGGTCTATAGTCCTTCTGTAAAGAACAAGAAGGGAACCTTCGCTCTGGTCTGTCAAACCCTCAAGC ATCTTTTAATTATCAAGGAGGTGTTAGAGGCTGCTAGTGTACTTAATAGCAAATGGAAg AAGCAAGAGGAATTAATCTATGTCATCACGTACGATATTCTTTTTGGGCag GCAGTTTTATCAACTGGTGATGCGGAGAAGTTTCTATGGGGTCGAAGAGATGCTTTGAAGTCAGCTCTTGCATCCCTTTTGAAGAGGAAGCAAGTGAAGAGTGTCCAAGAGTTGGTATCTCTCTATGAAACTCCTG GTGTTTCGAAACCGCGTTATGTACGTGTAAATACTCTGAAAGTAGATGTAGAATCCGCCGTTCTTGAATTGGAAAAGCAATATATG GTGCAAAAGGATGATTTGGTTCCTGACTTATTGGTTCTTCCACCGGGTAGTGATTTGCATGATCATCATTTAGTCATGAATGGAAGTATCTTTATGCAA GGCAAGGCAAGTTCTATGGTGGCAGCAGCCCTTAGTCCCAAACCAGGATGGGAG GTTCTTGATGCATGTTCAGCTCCTGGGAACAAAACTGTTCAACTTGCCGCTATCATGAGAGGAAAGGGAAAAATTTTAGCTTGTGAGCTGAATAAAGAAAGGGTTAAACGTTTAAAAGATACTATCAGACTCTCTGGTGCCTCTA ATATACAAGTTTTGCATggagattttttaaaattaagctCAGTTGACCCTTCATATTCCAAG GTCCGAGCTATTCTATTAGATCCTTCATGTTCTGGATCTGGGACTGCTTCTGTGAGATTAGACCATTTGCTTCCATCTTATGCTTCAG GTCATTCAGCCAATGCTGCTGATGAAGAAAGATTGAAGAAGCTTGCAGCTTTCCAGAGAAAGGCTCTAGAACATGCTTTGTCTT TTCCAGGAGTACAGAGGATAGTCTACAGCACCTGCTCCGTACACCAAATCGAGAACGAGGACGTGGTCCAATCGGTTTTACCTCTCGCTGCATCCTATGGGTTTCACTTGGAAACTCCATTCCCCCAGTGGCAACGCCGTGGTCTTCCAGTTTTTGATGGCT CTGAAAATTTGCTGCGCACCGATCCGGTTGAGGACAAAGAAGGATTCTTTATTGCTCTATTTGTCCGGAAGATCTCAGACACTATCCAAGACAGCGTAATCGCCACCAAGAAACAGTTTATGGTTCGCCCTTCCCCTTctaaattgtttaaattttggttaaaagtGAAGCCAAATTGGGGGAAAAGATTGTCTTCGAGACGCAAGAGATGTAAGACAGTAaagtag